In Salmo trutta chromosome 28, fSalTru1.1, whole genome shotgun sequence, one DNA window encodes the following:
- the LOC115165572 gene encoding fat storage-inducing transmembrane protein 2, with protein MAAVDVIVEKFAALWSIRFIRVILAGIFFAISIVGSFVNWTQLVPETYFSNRRNVVNMYFVKVSWGWTLLLLTPFILFTSYKNLAFALRRLSSLVVATAVWYTFTKFFTHINNATSTCHVPESEAMDQVPHDDITSCRNAGGQWYGFAISGHSFILSYSALIIAEEMSPMVHMVKKNRNTVLDLLYVSLNWIVIIWIWMFVCTSVYFHSFPEKLLGTVLGIVPWFLTYRIWYSMPFSPGLPYQPKEQRQLA; from the exons ATGGCAGCCGTGGATGTTATCGTGGAGAAGTTTGCGGCACTTTGGAGTATACGGTTTATCCGTGTTATATTGGCTGGGATTTTTTTTGCTATTTCAATAGTAGGATCCTTTGTAAATTGGACACAGCTCGTTCCGGAGACATATTTCAGCAACAGAAGAAATGTTGTCAATAT GTATTTTGTCAAAGTTTCCTGGGGCTGGACCTTGCTGCTGTTGACACCGTTCATCCTCTTCACGTCATACAAGAACTTGGCCTTTGCCCTCCGGCGACTGAGCTCATTGGTGGTGGCCACAGCCGTTTGGTACACCTTCACCAAGTTTTTTACCCACATCAACAATGCCACAAGTACCTGTCACGTTCCTGAATCTGAAGCCATGGATCAAGTCCCTCATGATGACATCACCTCATGCAGGAATGCTGGGGGTCAATGGTATGGCTTTGCCATCTCAGGACACTCGTTCATTCTGTCGTACTCTGCACTCATCATTGCCGAAGAAATGTCACCTATGGTGCACATGGTGAAGAAGAACAGGAATACTGTTTTGGATTTGTTATACGTTTCCCTTAATTGGATAGTAATCATCTGGATATGGATGTTTGTGTGTACCTCGGTGTACTTTCATTCTTTCCCTGAGAAACTTCTCGGGACAGTTTTGGGGATTGTGCCATGGTTTCTCACATATCGGATATGGTATTCAATGCCCTTCTCTCCTGGTCTCCCATATCAGCCAAAAGAGCAGAGACAACTAGCTTAA
- the LOC115165571 gene encoding peptidase inhibitor R3HDML-like: protein MGPVCAQLLFAAILWSMPYTGAAAVRILSKSNRTNLLHLTRPGFESDPDSDWRNLNLTSISVPHIRRRRAISSREMNSLLDYHNRVRSQVFPQAANMEIMLWDEQLAKSADSWASRCIWDHGPSQTMRYMGQNLSINSGRYWSIIELVRSWQDEKNSFFYPNTCSGPVCSHYTQMVWANTNKMGCAINKCSNMNVYGSSWRTAVFLVCNYSIKGNWVGEAPYKSGKPCSACPSKYGGSCNRNQCSFSGSKAKAKKRKRY from the exons ATGGGTCCTGTTTGTGCTCAGCTCCTCTTCGCTGCCATCTTGTGGTCAATGCCTTACACTGGAGCTGCTGCTGTGCGGATCCTATCCAAATCCAACCGGACCAACCTTCTCCACCTAACTAGACCTGGCTTCGAGTCAGACCCTGACTCTGACTGGAGGAATCTGAATCTTACCAGCATCAGCGTGCCTCATATCCGAAGGAGGCGAGCCATCTCCTCCAGAGAAATGAATTCCTTGTTGGATTATCACAACCGTGTCCGCTCCCAGGTCTTCCCTCAGGCTGCCAATATGGAGATCATG TTGTGGGACGAGCAACTGGCTAAATCAGCAGATTCCTGGGCTTCCCGCTGCATATGGGATCATGGACCCTCACAGACCATGAGGTATATGGGCCAAAACCTGTCCATCAACTCAGGCAG ATACTGGTCAATCATTGAGCTGGTGAGGTCCTGGCAGGATGAGAAAAACTCCTTCTTCTATCCCAACACATGCAGTGGACCAGTTTGTTCCCACTATACACAG ATGGTCTGGGCCAATACCAATAAGATGGGATGTGCCATCAACAAATGCTCAAACATGAATGTGTACGGGAGCTCCTGGAGGACAGCAGTGTTCCTGGTTTGCAACTACTCTATCAA AGGGAACTGGGTTGGAGAGGCTCCCTATAAGAGTGGCAAACCGTGCTCTGCCTGTCCATCCAAATATGGAGGTTCATGTAATAGAAACCAGTGTTCCTTCAGTGGTTCAAAAGCCAAAGCCAAGAAAAGAAAAAGGTATTAG